From Streptomyces sp. SAI-135:
CCTCGGCGACCTCCAGGACCGTGTCGGCCAGTGCCTGGCCCTCCTCGTCGCCGCCGCGCAGCCGGTTCAGGACCAGGGCCCACACGAACGCCGAGTCGTTGCGGGCCTCCATGGACAGCAGTTCCGCCGGGGGGAGCGTGGCGGTCAGGGGCGCCAGTGAGCCCGGCCAGCCCTTGATCGCGCCGTTGTGGCTGAACAGCCAGGATCCGGCGGAGTACGGGGCCGCGGCGGCCTCGGCGTCGGCTCCGGCCAGGGTCGCGTCCCGCACGGCGGCCAGGACCGCGGTGCTGCGCACGACCCGGGCGAGATCCGCGAAGGACAGGTCGGCCCAGATGGGCCCGGCCCGCCGGTACCGGGCCGGGACGGGGTCGCCTTCGGCGTACCAACCGACCCCGAAACCGTCGGCGTTGACGGTGCCGTACCGCTGCCGGCGCGGTGCCCACGACTGGTGGTACAGGCCGTGCGAGGGCTCCACGAGGAGCCGGCCGAGCGGCTCGCCGGGTCCCACGTACGCCAGGTGACGGCACATCAGACGGCCCCCGTGGAACGCGCTGTGCGGAAGCCGGAGAAGATCTGCCGACGGATCGGGTAGTCCCAGTTGCGGAACGTGCCACGGCAGGCCACCGGGTCCACGGCGAACGAACCGCCCCGCAGCACCTTGTGGTCGGGGCCGAAGAAGACCTCCGAGTACTCCTTGTAGGGGAACGC
This genomic window contains:
- the egtC gene encoding ergothioneine biosynthesis protein EgtC gives rise to the protein MCRHLAYVGPGEPLGRLLVEPSHGLYHQSWAPRRQRYGTVNADGFGVGWYAEGDPVPARYRRAGPIWADLSFADLARVVRSTAVLAAVRDATLAGADAEAAAAPYSAGSWLFSHNGAIKGWPGSLAPLTATLPPAELLSMEARNDSAFVWALVLNRLRGGDEEGQALADTVLEVAEAAPGSRLNLLLTNGEAIAATAWGDTLWYLQRPGAGTVVASEPYDDDPHWREVPDRTLLAASRTDVLLTPLKSLEPLEEPRT